The following are encoded in a window of Armatimonas rosea genomic DNA:
- a CDS encoding TonB-dependent receptor, whose product MRVSSVARLGLVLAFSVSLSSVAHADVVGRLKIKVLSAESEKPLVGAKVLLTDSAGVRAPLTVTTGADGIALTPPLENRAWKLTTSAGEFQKDTQSVTVVADATTDVEVLLEPLKEKTIKITAERDRIRSGETTSAKSLSRESVQTFPLTAGNRQSLTKAVRAVPGLAEDSVNQIHPRAEHSATSIYLNGFLLPGAFQGRAGQFLAPDALQTIDVITGGFAPEYGSETAAALNLTLRSGTLVPFRSLTMTGGSFGTGETSFTAGGQTGPEGKKLGYLVNYTGRTTNNAIEAPQPDKQSRHNGQTSQTLFANFDYDLSGAEKLSLTVNTAPARTQIANRTGLGSKYIPVGQGFGYGGVKNASDGLASQDALGQDIYQQDNNGFGTLQYRKQLNAKTTAVVTFGSSESQQDLLNNTPGNGASIASSTLAADSSIEFHPTIRRKYNQSQLQANLTVNEGKHTLKFGGLFSDQRGNESYQIVAGSQTALNALHELDARLVPAGGTMVGDDYILGSSSLTPTLRVKRKGYYGAAYAQDTFKASEKLTVNYGLRLDSYRSEQTVDGTAGDTVNVTDLSPRVNLAYTVAPKTVARASYNQLFSQPPLAQGALIGTGVLPQRVKMVETSLERQLPQNQTVKVAAYRKWFQNQLDTAILIPGTQIGVFSTVNISAGSFANGLELSYDKAPKNGVGLGGFFTWANAINKLIGGDEPYSDHDQLNTLSAGLTYGLHNGSSVALSGYYGSGAFSSPIVSPLDENVALDGGKRQARTELNFRYSTGGKLLPNGLQADLSVENLLDSRSVMNFNSPFTGTRFQQGRRVLLSLTHKF is encoded by the coding sequence ATGCGTGTTTCGTCTGTTGCCCGCCTCGGGCTTGTGCTTGCCTTTTCAGTCTCTCTTTCCTCCGTTGCCCACGCCGATGTCGTCGGGCGTCTTAAGATCAAAGTCCTCAGCGCCGAGTCGGAGAAGCCGCTTGTCGGCGCGAAGGTCCTGCTCACCGATAGTGCGGGAGTCCGTGCGCCCCTGACGGTCACCACGGGTGCCGATGGGATCGCGCTCACGCCACCGCTGGAGAACCGTGCCTGGAAGCTCACCACATCGGCGGGCGAGTTCCAGAAAGACACCCAGTCGGTCACCGTGGTCGCCGATGCCACCACCGATGTCGAGGTACTGCTGGAGCCACTGAAGGAGAAGACCATCAAGATTACCGCCGAGCGTGATCGCATTCGCAGTGGCGAGACCACCTCGGCCAAGTCTCTCTCCCGTGAGTCCGTGCAGACCTTCCCGCTCACGGCGGGCAACCGCCAGAGCCTCACCAAGGCCGTGCGCGCCGTCCCCGGCCTCGCCGAGGACTCGGTGAACCAGATCCACCCCCGCGCCGAGCACTCCGCGACCTCGATCTACCTCAATGGCTTCCTCCTGCCGGGTGCCTTCCAGGGCCGCGCGGGCCAGTTCCTCGCCCCCGATGCGCTCCAGACAATCGACGTGATCACCGGTGGATTCGCCCCCGAGTACGGCTCCGAGACCGCGGCGGCGCTCAACCTGACCCTGCGCTCGGGGACCCTGGTGCCGTTCCGCTCGCTGACCATGACGGGCGGGAGCTTTGGCACGGGCGAGACCAGCTTCACCGCCGGCGGCCAGACCGGCCCTGAGGGCAAGAAGCTGGGCTACCTGGTCAACTACACCGGTCGCACCACCAACAACGCCATCGAGGCCCCACAGCCCGACAAGCAGAGCCGCCACAACGGCCAGACCTCCCAGACCCTCTTTGCCAACTTCGACTACGACCTCTCGGGCGCGGAGAAGCTCTCTCTGACCGTCAACACCGCCCCGGCGCGCACCCAGATCGCCAACCGCACGGGCCTGGGCTCCAAGTATATTCCCGTCGGGCAGGGCTTTGGCTACGGCGGTGTCAAGAACGCCAGCGATGGGCTCGCGTCGCAGGATGCTCTCGGTCAGGATATCTACCAGCAAGACAACAACGGCTTTGGGACGCTCCAGTACCGCAAGCAGCTCAACGCCAAGACCACCGCGGTCGTGACCTTTGGCTCGTCGGAGTCCCAGCAGGACCTGCTCAACAACACGCCGGGCAATGGCGCGAGTATCGCCTCAAGTACCCTCGCCGCGGACTCGTCGATTGAGTTCCACCCCACCATCAGGCGCAAGTACAACCAGAGCCAGCTCCAGGCCAACCTGACCGTCAACGAGGGCAAGCACACCCTCAAGTTCGGTGGCCTCTTCTCCGACCAGCGCGGCAACGAGAGCTACCAGATTGTCGCCGGGAGCCAGACCGCCCTCAACGCCCTCCATGAGCTCGATGCACGCCTGGTTCCTGCCGGCGGCACGATGGTCGGTGATGACTACATCCTGGGCAGCTCAAGCCTCACCCCCACTCTCCGCGTCAAGCGCAAGGGCTACTACGGCGCGGCCTACGCCCAGGATACCTTCAAGGCGAGCGAGAAGCTGACGGTCAACTACGGCCTGCGCCTGGATAGCTACCGCTCCGAGCAGACAGTCGATGGCACGGCGGGCGACACCGTCAATGTCACCGATCTCTCTCCGCGTGTCAACCTCGCCTACACCGTTGCCCCTAAGACCGTCGCGCGGGCGTCCTACAACCAGCTCTTCTCCCAGCCGCCGCTGGCGCAGGGTGCGCTGATCGGGACAGGTGTGCTGCCCCAGCGTGTCAAGATGGTCGAGACCAGCCTGGAGCGCCAGCTGCCCCAGAACCAGACCGTCAAGGTGGCCGCCTACCGCAAGTGGTTCCAGAACCAGCTCGATACCGCCATTCTTATCCCCGGAACCCAGATCGGGGTGTTCTCCACGGTCAATATCAGCGCGGGCTCGTTTGCCAATGGCCTGGAGCTCTCCTACGACAAGGCCCCCAAGAACGGGGTCGGGCTGGGCGGGTTCTTTACCTGGGCCAATGCCATCAACAAGCTGATCGGCGGCGACGAGCCCTACTCGGACCACGACCAGCTCAACACCCTCTCGGCGGGCCTGACCTACGGGCTCCACAATGGCTCCAGTGTCGCGCTCAGTGGCTACTACGGCAGCGGCGCGTTCTCCTCGCCGATTGTTAGCCCGCTGGACGAGAACGTGGCCCTCGACGGTGGCAAGCGCCAGGCGCGCACCGAGCTCAACTTCCGCTACTCCACGGGGGGCAAGCTGCTCCCTAACGGCCTGCAAGCCGACCTCTCGGTGGAGAACCTGCTCGATAGTCGGAGCGTGATGAACTTCAACTCGCCCTTCACCGGCACCCGCTTCCAGCAGGGCCGCCGCGTGCTGCTCAGCCTGACCCATAAGTTCTAG
- a CDS encoding TonB family protein produces MTDLKDNRNTRFGVALGLSVGLNALLLLAVGRFSAGHAGHQDPHPGFVEVVFQDCPECRTPPKATPAPQATPAPQATPAPTPVPPPVTAASPPPTQPSPPAARPQPNLRPVAAPKQPAPAPDVRPVLTAVGGPAPSASQRAQPSVDSFPQPTPRPSAPAQAPVQATVAPPVSAPAATPKPTPKPTPEPTPTPRPTPKPTPEPTPTPRPTPPPTPKPSGPTREAEPSQQVQPTIPDTLKKGEFKSFVRVVVEIEADGSFEVNLRTSSGNPEIDQRVLEALKKWKWRPALKSGQAVASTQRFKFEFEVQ; encoded by the coding sequence ATGACCGACCTGAAAGACAACCGCAATACTCGCTTTGGCGTGGCACTGGGGCTCTCGGTGGGGCTCAATGCCCTGCTCCTGCTTGCCGTGGGCCGCTTCTCCGCCGGCCACGCGGGCCACCAGGACCCACACCCTGGCTTTGTCGAGGTTGTCTTTCAGGACTGTCCGGAGTGTCGCACGCCTCCGAAGGCCACGCCTGCTCCCCAGGCAACGCCCGCTCCCCAAGCGACACCCGCCCCGACACCGGTGCCCCCGCCCGTCACTGCGGCCAGCCCGCCGCCCACACAGCCGAGTCCGCCTGCCGCGCGGCCTCAGCCCAACCTCCGGCCCGTCGCCGCTCCCAAGCAGCCCGCTCCGGCTCCCGATGTCCGCCCCGTGCTCACCGCAGTGGGTGGTCCTGCGCCCAGTGCCAGCCAGCGTGCCCAGCCCTCGGTCGATAGCTTCCCCCAGCCAACGCCTCGCCCCAGTGCGCCCGCGCAGGCTCCGGTGCAGGCGACTGTCGCGCCTCCGGTGAGCGCGCCCGCTGCGACTCCCAAACCCACTCCCAAGCCGACCCCAGAGCCCACGCCCACCCCGCGCCCCACTCCCAAGCCGACCCCGGAGCCCACCCCGACACCTCGGCCCACCCCACCGCCGACTCCCAAGCCCAGCGGCCCCACACGCGAGGCCGAGCCCAGCCAGCAGGTCCAGCCCACGATCCCCGATACGCTCAAGAAGGGCGAGTTTAAGTCCTTTGTCCGTGTCGTGGTCGAGATCGAGGCCGACGGCAGCTTCGAGGTTAATTTGCGCACGTCGTCGGGCAACCCCGAGATCGACCAGCGCGTGCTGGAGGCGCTGAAGAAGTGGAAGTGGCGGCCCGCGCTCAAGAGTGGCCAGGCGGTCGCCAGCACCCAGCGCTTCAAGTTCGAGTTCGAAGTGCAGTAG
- a CDS encoding DUF1559 domain-containing protein: protein MSINLRKQGFTLIELLVVIAIIAILAAILFPVFAQAREKARQTSCLSNLKQMGLGFMMYAQDYDETMPAAFILASPTGTVGINGGGRAEIPYEHQILPYIKNDQIFGCPSDAQPRPARGIGEFYDGAYATRRPLVKRSYGYVGQICTKEAAARGQWDDPNTGMSAWGQGKSLAAFDSPADTIALVEAYGRNENGEAETFYVGTPWGSLFTGCDMWKLAGRVKPSAAAIDNSTECTGDFTHPQKLPMPGHSKMGNYAFADGHAKAMNYGAVRQNDWRLFKLVKPTATFTP, encoded by the coding sequence ATGTCTATAAATCTTCGCAAGCAGGGCTTTACCCTGATCGAGCTCTTAGTGGTGATCGCGATTATCGCGATTCTGGCCGCTATTCTCTTCCCGGTCTTTGCACAAGCCCGTGAGAAGGCACGCCAGACCTCCTGTCTGTCCAACCTGAAGCAGATGGGCCTTGGCTTCATGATGTATGCCCAGGACTACGACGAGACCATGCCGGCGGCCTTTATCCTTGCCAGCCCGACCGGTACCGTCGGAATCAACGGCGGTGGCCGCGCCGAGATCCCCTACGAGCACCAGATCCTGCCCTACATCAAGAACGACCAGATCTTTGGCTGCCCCAGCGACGCCCAGCCCCGCCCTGCGCGTGGGATTGGTGAGTTCTACGATGGTGCCTACGCCACCCGCCGCCCGCTGGTGAAGCGCTCCTACGGCTATGTGGGCCAGATCTGCACCAAAGAGGCCGCGGCGCGTGGTCAGTGGGACGATCCCAACACCGGTATGAGCGCCTGGGGCCAGGGCAAGTCCCTCGCCGCCTTCGACTCCCCCGCCGACACCATCGCGCTTGTCGAGGCCTACGGCCGCAACGAGAACGGTGAGGCCGAGACCTTCTATGTCGGTACCCCCTGGGGCTCCCTCTTCACCGGCTGTGACATGTGGAAGCTGGCCGGCCGCGTGAAGCCCTCGGCTGCGGCAATCGACAACTCCACCGAGTGTACGGGCGACTTCACCCACCCCCAGAAGCTCCCCATGCCGGGCCACTCCAAGATGGGCAACTATGCCTTCGCCGATGGCCATGCCAAGGCCATGAACTACGGCGCGGTTCGCCAGAACGACTGGCGCCTCTTCAAGCTGGTCAAGCCCACGGCGACCTTCACTCCGTAG
- a CDS encoding LacI family DNA-binding transcriptional regulator, with protein MPTIRDVARACGLSAMTVSSVLNGKTGQASEETRAKVLKTVEELGYHPNGVARGLARRRMDTIGIVASFSDRPSLTHDRYFGPVFDGLLVGAQRHHQRALIITEDHWDDLPGNISRYLDGHCDGLIFVTPTFPNKVLAPILKAKLPIIFLGENRPELAVSVIDMDNEAVGKLATSKLIALGHRRIAYLGGDADLRSSFERQAGYTTALQQAGISLTSELSVLGHYSEASGYRETQRLLETLPAAQHPTAFFCGDDAIAIGALTALQERGGRVPEEFSLIGVNDDEIGRKSTPALTTIQQPLRALGEHAIEMLLEQIQDKKCSLQRVLLPGEWIERGTVAAPPLPERRV; from the coding sequence GTGCCGACAATACGCGATGTCGCCCGAGCATGTGGGCTCTCCGCAATGACCGTCTCCTCTGTGCTGAACGGCAAGACAGGTCAGGCGAGCGAAGAGACCCGTGCAAAGGTCTTGAAAACCGTGGAGGAGCTAGGCTACCATCCCAATGGGGTGGCACGTGGCCTCGCTCGTCGGCGCATGGATACCATCGGCATTGTCGCCTCGTTCTCCGACCGGCCGTCGCTGACCCACGACCGCTACTTTGGCCCCGTCTTCGATGGGCTACTTGTCGGTGCACAGCGCCATCATCAGCGCGCCCTGATCATCACCGAGGACCACTGGGACGACCTCCCGGGCAATATCTCCCGCTACCTCGATGGCCACTGCGACGGGCTGATCTTTGTCACCCCGACCTTTCCCAATAAAGTGCTCGCCCCGATCCTAAAGGCCAAGCTCCCGATTATCTTCCTCGGCGAGAACCGCCCCGAGCTCGCGGTCTCCGTGATCGACATGGACAACGAGGCGGTCGGCAAGCTGGCGACCAGTAAGCTGATCGCTCTGGGGCACCGCCGGATCGCCTATCTTGGCGGCGACGCCGACCTGCGCAGTAGCTTTGAGCGCCAGGCGGGCTACACAACAGCTCTCCAGCAAGCGGGAATCTCTCTGACATCCGAGCTCTCCGTCCTGGGCCACTACAGCGAGGCATCGGGCTACCGTGAGACCCAGCGGCTCCTGGAGACGCTCCCTGCCGCGCAGCACCCGACGGCGTTTTTCTGTGGGGACGATGCCATCGCGATTGGGGCTCTCACAGCGCTTCAGGAGCGGGGGGGCCGGGTCCCGGAAGAGTTTTCTCTGATTGGGGTTAACGATGATGAGATTGGGCGAAAGTCAACTCCGGCGCTGACAACGATACAACAGCCCCTTAGAGCACTCGGCGAGCACGCAATTGAGATGCTCTTGGAACAAATTCAAGATAAAAAGTGTTCTCTTCAGCGGGTACTGCTCCCTGGAGAGTGGATTGAGCGTGGCACGGTCGCTGCACCGCCTTTACCAGAAAGGAGGGTCTAA